One genomic segment of Paenibacillus sp. FSL H8-0332 includes these proteins:
- a CDS encoding YitT family protein: MKVRYRNAAPLRYSKTLRLLSIVGGGLLAAVGLELFLMPHKLLPGGIAGLSALLSHVTEMRLGLFLFLFNLPFILMSRRQINLRFALYTMLGLICLTAGSLALHHFPAAISEPLPAAIAGGLCLGFGLGISVRFGGLTAGSEKQSVRLLNGGPPKSAEMPIMLFNMLILLYGGSLFGWDQAMYSIIAYLLAFEALRFSLRDLSLTQAVFITSSKCEEIRRKLQQSLDREVKLVRSTGPEGEPGTVFCLASRLEEEQLASIVHDCDQDSKIVINAARNNRISALFRNKPPG, translated from the coding sequence ATGAAAGTCAGATATAGAAACGCTGCACCCTTACGTTATTCCAAGACCTTGCGTCTGCTGTCCATTGTAGGCGGAGGATTACTTGCAGCCGTTGGTCTGGAGCTATTCCTGATGCCGCATAAGCTGCTTCCGGGCGGCATTGCCGGATTATCCGCCCTGCTGTCCCATGTGACAGAAATGCGGCTTGGATTATTCCTGTTCCTGTTTAACCTTCCGTTTATTCTGATGTCGCGCAGGCAGATTAATCTCCGCTTTGCCTTATATACGATGCTTGGCCTGATTTGTCTGACGGCAGGGTCTCTGGCCTTGCACCATTTCCCGGCAGCAATCAGCGAGCCACTGCCCGCGGCTATTGCCGGGGGGCTATGTCTCGGGTTCGGCCTGGGCATCTCTGTACGCTTCGGAGGGCTGACCGCAGGAAGCGAGAAGCAGAGCGTCCGGCTGCTGAATGGAGGGCCGCCCAAATCGGCTGAGATGCCGATCATGCTGTTCAATATGCTCATCCTGCTCTACGGCGGATCATTATTCGGCTGGGATCAGGCGATGTACAGTATCATTGCGTATCTGCTTGCCTTTGAAGCGCTGCGGTTCTCCTTAAGGGACCTCTCGCTCACGCAGGCAGTCTTTATTACCAGCAGCAAATGCGAGGAGATCCGCCGCAAGCTCCAGCAGTCGCTGGACCGCGAGGTGAAGCTCGTAAGATCCACAGGACCGGAGGGCGAGCCTGGTACGGTCTTCTGCCTGGCCAGCAGGCTGGAGGAAGAACAGCTCGCCTCTATCGTGCATGACTGTGATCAGGATAGCAAGATTGTGATCAATGCCGCGCGGAACAACCGGATCTCAGCGCTTTTCCGCAATAAGCCGCCGGGCTGA
- a CDS encoding stage VI sporulation protein F, whose protein sequence is MGYQQYGISPQLVDRIKLKMKNPAVKERVKNMITGISKQELQDTAVVRKLVHNASSVMHEKLTSAQEEQIVKFVIAQKIDPGNTFHLIRLWGMFR, encoded by the coding sequence TTGGGTTATCAGCAATATGGAATCAGTCCCCAGCTGGTGGATCGCATCAAGCTGAAGATGAAGAATCCGGCGGTCAAGGAACGCGTTAAGAATATGATCACCGGTATCTCCAAACAGGAACTCCAGGATACAGCAGTCGTGCGCAAGCTAGTGCATAATGCGTCGTCTGTGATGCATGAGAAGCTGACGTCTGCACAGGAAGAACAAATTGTGAAGTTCGTCATTGCCCAAAAGATCGACCCCGGCAATACGTTTCACTTAATCCGCTTATGGGGGATGTTCCGCTGA
- a CDS encoding DUF2500 domain-containing protein, with the protein MLKLILLLIAGFVAYTIWRGLKTWMTNQTSPLQSRVVTAVAKRSEVWGGRGHMGTHTSYYVTFEFHNGSRRELEVKPRAYAMIVEGDRGELSYQGSRFKGFVRAGMQRDSGGSR; encoded by the coding sequence TTGTTAAAGCTTATTCTGCTGTTGATTGCAGGCTTTGTTGCTTACACTATTTGGAGAGGGCTCAAGACCTGGATGACGAACCAGACCAGTCCTCTGCAATCAAGGGTCGTTACGGCAGTAGCCAAACGTTCAGAGGTGTGGGGCGGAAGAGGGCATATGGGGACGCATACGAGTTATTATGTGACCTTTGAATTCCATAATGGCAGCCGCAGAGAGCTTGAAGTGAAGCCGAGGGCGTATGCCATGATTGTAGAGGGGGACCGGGGGGAGCTGTCATACCAGGGCAGCCGGTTCAAAGGGTTCGTGCGGGCAGGGATGCAGAGGGATAGCGGCGGCAGCCGATGA